Proteins from a single region of Gordonia hongkongensis:
- a CDS encoding ABC transporter ATP-binding protein, whose protein sequence is MSLAATGLSRTFGRHTAVADASLELKSGRITGLVGPNGAGKTTLLLLLAGLLAPDTGAILVDDAPVKPADMRRLTGWMPDIFGTWESLTAHEILTTFAKLYGMPTTQARQRAAQLLESVHLTDFATRPAHELSRGQKQRLGFARALVHRPRILLLDEPASGMDPRSRMELRGHLRRLADDGCAILVSSHILSELEEMVDDVVLMTEGRTRTPQGAAGGVWRIRLVGQPPGQAREVRFDDESAAARHLAQVVSSGAAVSEFAPVSSGIEDAYLALDPERR, encoded by the coding sequence ATGTCACTGGCCGCGACCGGGCTCTCGCGCACCTTCGGCCGGCACACAGCCGTCGCCGATGCGAGCCTCGAACTCAAATCCGGCAGGATCACCGGGCTCGTCGGCCCCAACGGGGCGGGCAAGACCACCCTTCTCCTGCTTCTCGCGGGCCTACTCGCCCCCGATACCGGCGCGATCCTGGTCGACGACGCGCCGGTGAAGCCGGCGGACATGCGTCGACTGACGGGGTGGATGCCGGACATCTTCGGCACCTGGGAGAGCCTCACGGCGCACGAGATCCTGACGACGTTCGCCAAGCTCTATGGGATGCCCACCACCCAGGCCCGGCAACGCGCCGCTCAACTGCTCGAGTCGGTCCATCTGACCGACTTCGCGACACGGCCGGCGCACGAGCTGTCGCGCGGCCAGAAACAGCGCCTCGGCTTCGCCCGAGCCCTGGTGCACCGACCCCGGATTCTGCTGCTCGACGAGCCGGCATCCGGAATGGACCCGCGGTCACGGATGGAGTTGCGCGGCCACTTGCGCCGCCTCGCCGACGACGGGTGCGCCATCCTGGTGTCCTCGCACATCCTCTCCGAACTGGAAGAGATGGTCGACGACGTCGTGCTGATGACCGAGGGCCGGACCCGCACACCGCAAGGCGCGGCCGGCGGGGTGTGGCGGATCCGGCTCGTCGGCCAGCCGCCCGGGCAGGCGCGGGAAGTTCGCTTCGACGACGAGTCCGCTGCCGCGCGGCACCTCGCGCAGGTGGTGTCCTCCGGTGCGGCGGTCAGCGAATTCGCTCCCGTGTCCTCCGGCATCGAAGATGCCTACCTCGCACTCGACCCGGAGCGCCGATGA
- a CDS encoding ABC transporter permease, giving the protein MTTETHEADVSPRAGFSSWWRMVGVIVELELRQRLRTTRWKATLVAAFVVTSLAVFGSMYLAVGAFGGTYAGWASNLYGLLIGFLLLLGIIVAPTLAATTINGDRKDATLAVVQDTAISNWQLALGKLIGSWVAGMALVAVAAPYVIWGLIEAPQSIWRGVLGAVVLALVFACYAGIGLGFSAVTARPAGSAVLTQAAVFFLLLGLPVVFGLLYPTVAQTHSVVRTDTTATDPSSPTPIWTCREVTRGEEFHHHDRIWWLLAPNPFFIVADAVSSPPQHPMRTSDSTAAQEIARTLSAVRAGPYIGPRTCADISYGYSDGSDPTGHRAREAAHETSEMGHSWYVGLGIYLALGGLGYVAAARRLRIPAGKLPRGVRIA; this is encoded by the coding sequence ATGACCACCGAGACGCACGAAGCAGATGTCTCGCCGCGAGCCGGATTCTCGTCGTGGTGGCGGATGGTCGGGGTCATCGTCGAACTCGAACTCCGCCAACGGCTACGGACGACGAGATGGAAGGCCACGCTCGTCGCCGCGTTCGTCGTGACCTCCCTCGCCGTCTTCGGATCGATGTACCTGGCCGTCGGAGCATTCGGCGGCACCTACGCCGGGTGGGCGTCGAATCTGTACGGGCTCCTGATCGGATTCCTGTTGCTACTCGGGATCATCGTGGCCCCGACCCTGGCGGCGACCACGATCAACGGTGACCGCAAGGACGCGACCCTGGCCGTGGTGCAGGACACCGCGATCAGCAATTGGCAACTCGCACTCGGCAAGCTCATCGGCAGTTGGGTGGCGGGGATGGCCTTGGTCGCCGTCGCCGCACCGTACGTGATCTGGGGACTGATCGAAGCGCCCCAGTCGATCTGGCGCGGAGTGCTCGGCGCGGTCGTCCTTGCGCTCGTCTTCGCGTGCTACGCGGGGATCGGACTCGGGTTCTCCGCGGTGACGGCGCGACCGGCAGGGTCCGCGGTGCTGACGCAAGCCGCCGTCTTCTTCCTCCTGCTCGGCCTACCGGTGGTGTTCGGCCTGCTGTATCCGACAGTCGCGCAGACGCATTCGGTGGTACGCACCGACACGACGGCGACCGACCCATCGAGCCCGACGCCCATCTGGACGTGTCGCGAGGTCACCCGAGGAGAGGAATTCCACCACCACGACCGCATCTGGTGGCTCCTCGCCCCGAATCCGTTCTTCATCGTGGCCGACGCCGTCTCCTCGCCGCCGCAGCACCCGATGAGGACCTCCGACAGCACGGCAGCCCAGGAGATCGCACGGACCCTGTCGGCAGTCCGGGCGGGTCCGTACATCGGCCCGCGGACATGTGCCGACATCTCCTACGGTTACAGCGACGGGAGCGACCCCACCGGCCATCGCGCCCGTGAAGCAGCACATGAGACGTCCGAGATGGGCCACTCGTGGTACGTCGGCCTGGGGATCTATCTGGCGCTCGGCGGACTCGGATACGTTGCCGCGGCACGTCGTCTGCGGATCCCTGCGGGAAAGCTGCCGCGCGGAGTCCGGATCGCATGA
- a CDS encoding class I SAM-dependent DNA methyltransferase: MSAGDDSAGYQPGYDALADLYAATFPSPFSNALQRRVIESFVDHVRGSGIPGTVLDVGCGPGGVTAELASAGLDVLGVDPSAEMLRIARSSHADLRFVLDDAHLTSTELDDMDVAAIVARFSLIHVAPASVPGILDGWAARMPTGGVVLVAGQTIDTDEIVEFDHRVAPAWRWHPDRMAAVLADAGFDEEWRTVKRADDTHRFAEFHLLAIRR; the protein is encoded by the coding sequence ATGAGTGCCGGCGACGACTCTGCCGGGTACCAGCCCGGTTACGACGCCCTCGCCGACCTGTACGCCGCGACATTCCCCTCGCCGTTCTCGAACGCGCTGCAGCGCCGCGTGATCGAGTCCTTCGTCGACCACGTTCGCGGGAGCGGGATCCCCGGGACCGTGCTGGACGTGGGTTGCGGACCGGGCGGTGTGACGGCGGAATTGGCCTCCGCCGGTCTCGATGTCCTCGGCGTCGACCCGAGCGCCGAGATGCTGCGGATCGCGAGATCGTCGCATGCCGACCTTCGCTTCGTTCTCGACGACGCACATTTGACCTCGACGGAGCTCGACGACATGGACGTCGCTGCAATCGTGGCGCGCTTCAGCCTGATCCATGTGGCACCCGCATCCGTTCCCGGCATTCTCGACGGCTGGGCCGCTCGGATGCCCACCGGCGGCGTCGTGCTGGTCGCCGGGCAGACGATCGACACCGACGAGATCGTCGAATTCGATCATCGGGTGGCGCCCGCCTGGCGTTGGCACCCGGATCGGATGGCGGCGGTCCTGGCCGACGCTGGTTTCGACGAGGAGTGGCGCACGGTGAAGCGTGCCGACGACACCCACCGCTTCGCCGAGTTCCATCTCCTCGCGATACGCCGATGA
- a CDS encoding metal ABC transporter substrate-binding protein, giving the protein MPKLVRRRFVTVGALLAAVCTILAGCTLSSRLPDEKVVLTTFTVLADIASEVAGDRLQVESITKPGAEIHGYEPTPGDIRRAATASLVLDNGLNLEAWFAQFVDGLDVRHVVVSEGVEPIDIASDAYAGKPNPHAWMSPVNVQIYVDNMVRAFTELDPDGAATFESNATAYKRQLQQVQTDLTSALAGLPANERALVTCEGAFSYLARDAGLVERYIWPVNAEQQATPQQVAETIDFVRANRVPGVFCESTVSDAPMRQVVNATDARFGGTLYVDSLSEADGPVPTYLDLIRHDVATILSGLTGSNT; this is encoded by the coding sequence ATGCCCAAGCTCGTGCGTCGCCGGTTCGTCACCGTCGGGGCACTGCTTGCTGCCGTGTGCACGATCCTCGCAGGATGCACGCTGTCGAGTCGGCTGCCCGACGAGAAGGTCGTGCTCACCACGTTCACCGTGCTCGCCGACATCGCCTCGGAGGTCGCCGGCGACCGTCTGCAGGTGGAGTCGATCACCAAGCCGGGAGCCGAGATCCACGGCTACGAGCCGACTCCCGGCGACATCCGCCGGGCCGCGACCGCGTCGCTCGTCCTCGACAACGGTCTCAACCTCGAGGCCTGGTTCGCACAGTTCGTCGACGGCCTAGATGTCCGGCACGTCGTCGTCAGCGAGGGTGTCGAACCGATCGACATCGCGTCGGATGCCTATGCGGGCAAGCCGAATCCGCATGCGTGGATGAGTCCGGTGAATGTGCAGATCTATGTCGACAACATGGTGCGCGCGTTCACCGAGCTCGACCCCGACGGCGCCGCCACCTTCGAATCGAACGCGACCGCGTACAAGCGGCAGCTCCAGCAGGTACAGACCGATCTCACCTCCGCACTCGCCGGACTACCCGCCAACGAGCGGGCCCTCGTCACCTGCGAGGGCGCGTTCTCGTATCTCGCCCGCGACGCCGGACTCGTCGAGCGCTACATCTGGCCGGTCAACGCCGAGCAGCAGGCGACGCCGCAACAGGTCGCCGAGACGATCGACTTCGTCCGGGCGAACCGTGTCCCGGGCGTGTTCTGCGAGTCCACGGTCTCCGACGCCCCGATGCGACAAGTCGTGAACGCGACCGACGCCCGGTTCGGCGGCACCCTGTACGTCGACTCGCTCTCCGAGGCCGACGGCCCCGTACCCACCTATCTCGACCTCATCCGCCACGACGTCGCGACCATCTTGTCGGGCCTGACCGGGAGCAACACGTGA
- a CDS encoding metal ABC transporter ATP-binding protein translates to MNVSATSGSAIEVTDVTVRYGDILALDHASVRVPSGQVCGLVGMNGSGKSTLFKTIVGSVTPTTGTVRLGGRTPTAARRAGALGYVPQSEDIDWSFPVSVRDVVMTGRYGHLGFTRRPKRADHDAVDEALARVELTDFADRQIGQLSGGQRKRAFVARGIAQEAEILLLDEPFAGVDKRTEGTITALLRELADAGTTILVSTHDLQVLPELADEAILLMRRVIAQGAPAEVITTDNLVRAFGLDPLARPTSERLESERLTTDRHEEVS, encoded by the coding sequence GTGAACGTCTCAGCGACAAGCGGCTCCGCCATCGAGGTGACGGACGTGACCGTACGGTACGGCGACATCCTCGCCCTCGACCACGCGTCGGTACGAGTGCCGTCCGGCCAGGTGTGCGGCCTCGTCGGCATGAACGGATCGGGCAAGTCGACGCTGTTCAAGACGATCGTCGGGTCGGTGACGCCGACGACCGGCACGGTCCGGCTCGGCGGCCGGACCCCCACCGCGGCGCGTCGAGCCGGCGCGCTCGGTTACGTACCGCAATCCGAGGACATCGACTGGAGCTTCCCGGTGTCGGTCCGTGACGTCGTGATGACGGGTCGCTACGGGCACCTCGGATTCACGCGCCGCCCGAAACGGGCCGACCACGACGCCGTCGACGAAGCCCTCGCACGCGTCGAGCTCACCGACTTCGCCGACCGCCAGATCGGCCAGTTGTCCGGCGGGCAGCGCAAGCGGGCCTTCGTGGCCCGCGGGATCGCGCAGGAGGCCGAGATCCTGCTGCTCGACGAACCGTTCGCCGGCGTCGACAAACGCACCGAGGGGACCATCACCGCGCTGCTGCGCGAACTCGCCGACGCCGGGACGACGATCCTGGTGTCCACGCACGACCTGCAGGTGCTACCCGAGCTGGCCGACGAGGCGATCCTGCTGATGCGCCGCGTGATCGCGCAGGGCGCGCCGGCCGAGGTGATCACCACCGACAACCTCGTCCGCGCGTTCGGCCTCGACCCGCTCGCCCGACCGACCTCCGAACGCCTCGAGTCCGAACGCCTCACCACCGATCGCCACGAGGAGGTCTCGTGA
- a CDS encoding metal ABC transporter permease — protein MNIVDILLDPFAYAFMTRALWTTLIASVVCALLSCWLVLIGWSLMGDAVSHAVLPGVVLAYIVGVPFAIGAVIFGFLAVALIGAVRDGGRVKEDAAIGIVFTTLFAFGLVLISVTPSQTDLNHIIFGNLLGVSTTDLVQIAILGAIVATLLLLKRRDFTLYAFDRTHAFAIGLSPKLLGAALLALLALTAVTALQVVGIVLVVAMLIIPGATARLLTDRFGRMLVIAPAISAICGVIGLYVSYYQDTSPGGMVVLVQGIAFFGVYLFSPTHGVVTRRRKHRESATLDALSTG, from the coding sequence GTGAACATCGTCGACATCCTCCTCGACCCGTTCGCCTACGCGTTCATGACGCGCGCGCTGTGGACGACGCTGATCGCCTCGGTCGTGTGTGCGCTGTTGTCGTGCTGGCTCGTGCTGATCGGCTGGTCGCTGATGGGTGACGCGGTCTCGCACGCGGTGCTGCCGGGCGTGGTCCTCGCCTACATCGTCGGCGTGCCGTTCGCCATCGGCGCGGTGATCTTCGGCTTCCTGGCGGTGGCACTGATCGGCGCTGTCCGCGACGGCGGCCGGGTGAAGGAGGACGCCGCCATCGGCATCGTCTTCACCACCCTCTTCGCCTTCGGCCTGGTGCTGATCTCGGTGACGCCGAGCCAGACCGACCTGAACCACATCATCTTCGGCAATCTACTGGGCGTCTCGACCACGGACCTCGTGCAGATCGCGATCCTGGGCGCGATCGTGGCGACGCTGCTGCTCCTCAAACGACGCGATTTCACCCTCTACGCCTTCGACCGCACGCACGCCTTCGCGATCGGACTCAGCCCGAAACTGCTCGGCGCGGCCCTACTCGCGCTGCTCGCCCTCACCGCGGTCACCGCGCTGCAGGTGGTCGGCATCGTACTCGTGGTCGCGATGCTCATCATCCCCGGCGCGACGGCCCGACTGCTCACCGATCGTTTCGGCCGGATGCTGGTCATCGCGCCCGCGATCTCGGCGATCTGCGGGGTCATCGGCCTCTACGTCTCCTACTACCAGGACACCTCACCCGGCGGGATGGTCGTCCTCGTCCAAGGCATCGCGTTCTTCGGTGTCTACCTGTTCAGCCCGACCCACGGCGTCGTCACCAGGCGACGCAAACATCGCGAGAGCGCGACGCTCGACGCGCTGAGTACCGGGTAG
- a CDS encoding TetR/AcrR family transcriptional regulator yields MAGGSGPKIVRSTLELLRIRGPAGVTIESVAAHSGVARTTIYRRYRNRNEMLGAALLDVAVVEPPDADLPAEARLRWVVSHAASMVLDGIGFGGMAALLTDSDPEFGVLFRQVLARHRAELREVLDAGKRQGQFAASMEPDTLVDGIVGALVAERARTGLVADDWEDRTVSAFSPMVFAADSDRRQTASGKRE; encoded by the coding sequence GTGGCAGGCGGCAGCGGCCCGAAGATCGTCCGTTCGACCCTGGAGCTGCTCCGGATCCGCGGACCGGCCGGGGTCACGATCGAGAGCGTGGCAGCGCATTCCGGGGTGGCGCGTACGACGATCTATCGCCGCTACCGCAACCGGAACGAGATGCTCGGCGCAGCCCTGCTCGACGTCGCCGTCGTCGAGCCGCCTGATGCGGACCTTCCCGCAGAGGCCCGGCTGCGCTGGGTGGTGAGCCATGCGGCGTCGATGGTGCTCGACGGAATCGGTTTCGGTGGCATGGCGGCTTTGCTGACCGATTCCGATCCCGAGTTCGGCGTGCTCTTCCGGCAGGTCCTGGCGCGGCACCGTGCAGAACTCCGGGAGGTCCTCGACGCGGGGAAGCGGCAAGGTCAGTTCGCGGCGTCGATGGAGCCGGACACGCTGGTCGACGGCATCGTCGGGGCGCTTGTCGCCGAGCGCGCCCGCACCGGACTTGTCGCCGACGACTGGGAGGACCGAACTGTCAGTGCCTTCTCACCCATGGTCTTCGCGGCGGACAGTGACCGCCGTCAGACGGCTTCGGGGAAACGGGAATGA
- the smpB gene encoding SsrA-binding protein SmpB, whose protein sequence is MPKEKGRNVIASNRKARHNYAILDVYEAGVVLVGTEVKSLRAGKASLVDAFATIDDGEVWLHALHIAEYGNGSWTNHSVRRKRKLLMHRREIDNLVGKIRDGNLTLVPLSMYFNDGKVKVELALARGKQAHDKRQDIAKRTAQREVEREVGRRVKGMG, encoded by the coding sequence ATGCCGAAGGAAAAGGGACGCAATGTGATCGCGTCCAACCGCAAGGCGCGGCACAACTACGCCATCCTCGACGTCTACGAGGCCGGCGTCGTCCTGGTCGGAACCGAGGTGAAAAGCCTGCGGGCGGGCAAGGCCTCGCTGGTCGACGCGTTCGCGACGATCGACGACGGCGAGGTGTGGCTTCATGCCCTGCACATCGCCGAGTACGGCAACGGCTCCTGGACCAACCACTCGGTCCGCCGCAAGCGCAAACTGCTGATGCACCGACGCGAGATCGACAACCTCGTCGGCAAGATCCGCGACGGCAACCTCACGCTGGTGCCGCTGTCGATGTACTTCAACGACGGCAAGGTGAAGGTCGAGCTCGCGCTGGCCCGCGGCAAGCAGGCGCACGACAAGCGCCAGGACATCGCCAAGCGGACCGCCCAGCGTGAGGTCGAACGTGAGGTCGGCCGCCGCGTGAAGGGCATGGGCTGA
- the ftsX gene encoding permease-like cell division protein FtsX: protein MRANFIISEVLHGLRRNATMTIAMIITTAITLGMFGGGLLVIQMADKSQQIFLDRVEMEFYLNPEVTERDPQCESDPCAQLRRGLDNEPGVTSVTYLDKDEAFKRAKEIFANNPDLAENIVEGTLPASLRVRVSDPGQFDAVLTKYATRKDLGVDAFKDDRKLVQRIFSVLDGVRNATFAIASVLAIAAILLIINTVQVAAFTRRTEVSIMRLVGATRWYTQLPFLLEAVVSAFVGSMLAIGGLLLAKKFFFDNALRELYGVSFFARIELTDVLFVAPWLVLGGIVLAGATAYVTLRVYVRE, encoded by the coding sequence ATGCGAGCGAATTTCATCATCAGCGAGGTTCTCCACGGACTCCGCCGCAACGCGACCATGACCATCGCGATGATCATCACCACCGCGATCACGCTGGGAATGTTCGGCGGTGGGCTCCTGGTGATCCAGATGGCGGACAAGAGTCAGCAGATCTTCCTCGACCGGGTGGAGATGGAGTTCTATCTCAATCCCGAGGTGACCGAACGTGATCCGCAGTGCGAGTCCGACCCGTGCGCCCAACTTCGCCGCGGGCTCGATAACGAACCCGGCGTCACCTCGGTGACCTACCTCGACAAGGACGAGGCCTTCAAACGCGCGAAGGAGATCTTCGCGAACAACCCCGATCTCGCCGAGAACATCGTCGAGGGCACGTTGCCGGCCTCGCTGCGTGTGCGGGTGTCCGATCCCGGCCAGTTCGACGCGGTGCTCACCAAGTACGCGACGCGGAAAGATCTGGGGGTGGACGCCTTCAAGGACGACCGTAAGCTCGTGCAGCGGATCTTCAGCGTCCTCGACGGCGTCCGCAACGCGACCTTCGCCATCGCTTCGGTCCTGGCGATCGCCGCCATCCTGTTGATCATCAACACGGTTCAGGTCGCGGCGTTCACCAGACGGACCGAGGTGTCGATCATGCGCCTCGTCGGCGCGACCCGCTGGTACACCCAGTTACCGTTCCTACTCGAGGCGGTGGTGTCGGCCTTTGTCGGCTCGATGCTGGCCATCGGCGGTCTGCTGCTGGCCAAGAAGTTCTTCTTCGACAACGCGTTACGCGAGTTGTACGGGGTCAGCTTCTTCGCCCGGATCGAGCTGACCGACGTACTGTTCGTCGCACCGTGGCTGGTGCTCGGCGGAATTGTGTTGGCGGGTGCGACCGCGTATGTCACGCTTCGTGTCTATGTCCGGGAATGA
- the ftsE gene encoding cell division ATP-binding protein FtsE: MIKLENVTMQYKASSRPALRDLSFEVDKGEFAFLIGPSGSGKSTFFRLLLKEDRPTSGEVYLGEFHVNRLKARSVPKLRQSIGCVFQDFRLLQKKTVAENVAFALEVIGRPRSTIQRVVPEVLEYVGLEGKHDRMPNELSGGEMQRVAIARAIVNRPLVLLADEPTGNLDPETSEEIVDVLDRVNRRGTTVVMATHDRHIVDAMRRRVLEFDSGQLVRNDPQGVYGIG; the protein is encoded by the coding sequence GTGATCAAGCTGGAGAACGTCACGATGCAGTACAAGGCGTCCAGTCGACCCGCTCTGCGAGATCTGAGCTTCGAGGTCGACAAGGGGGAGTTCGCGTTCCTGATCGGTCCGTCGGGATCGGGTAAGTCGACGTTCTTCCGTCTGCTCCTCAAGGAGGACCGCCCGACGAGCGGCGAGGTGTACCTCGGGGAGTTCCACGTCAACCGACTGAAGGCGCGCAGCGTGCCGAAGCTGCGGCAGTCGATCGGGTGTGTGTTCCAGGACTTTCGTCTGCTCCAGAAGAAGACGGTGGCCGAGAATGTCGCGTTCGCGCTCGAGGTGATCGGCCGGCCTCGCTCCACCATCCAGCGGGTGGTGCCGGAGGTGCTCGAGTACGTCGGCCTCGAAGGCAAGCACGATCGCATGCCGAACGAGTTGTCCGGCGGCGAGATGCAGCGCGTGGCCATCGCCCGCGCCATCGTGAACCGTCCGCTGGTGCTCCTGGCCGACGAGCCCACCGGCAACCTCGATCCCGAGACCAGCGAGGAGATCGTCGACGTCCTCGACCGGGTCAACCGCCGCGGCACCACGGTGGTGATGGCCACCCACGACCGCCACATCGTCGACGCAATGCGACGACGGGTTCTCGAGTTCGACAGCGGCCAACTCGTCCGCAACGACCCGCAGGGTGTGTACGGAATCGGCTGA
- the prfB gene encoding peptide chain release factor 2 — MHPDVTADLDSLDATLTTVEKVLDLEELRRRIDELEMQASDPDLWNDQDHAQKVTSELSHAQSEFRKVSELRQRLEDLPVLYELAEAEEGDDKTAALADADAERESLRTDIEAMEVKTMLAGEYDSRDAVVNIRSGAGGVDAADWAQMLMRMYIRWAEQKGYGVEVYDTSYAEEAGLKSATFAVKAPYMYGTLSVEQGTHRLVRISPFDNQSRRQTSFAEVEVLPVVETTDHIDVDENDIKVDVYRSSGPGGQSVNTTDSAVRLTHIPTGIVVTCQNEKSQLQNKASAMRVLQAKLLDRKRQEERAELDALKGDGGSSWGNQMRSYVLHPYQMVKDLRTGVEDNNPTSVLDGELDKFIEAGIRWRMATAEA; from the coding sequence GTGCATCCCGACGTGACCGCAGACCTCGACTCCCTCGACGCCACCTTGACCACCGTGGAGAAGGTGCTCGATCTCGAGGAGCTGCGTCGTCGTATAGACGAACTCGAGATGCAGGCGTCGGACCCGGACCTGTGGAACGACCAGGACCACGCCCAGAAGGTGACCAGCGAGCTCTCGCACGCGCAGTCGGAGTTCCGCAAGGTCTCCGAGTTGCGCCAGCGCCTCGAGGATCTACCCGTGCTCTACGAGCTCGCCGAGGCCGAAGAGGGTGACGACAAGACGGCTGCGCTGGCCGACGCCGACGCCGAACGTGAGAGCCTGCGGACCGACATCGAGGCGATGGAGGTCAAGACGATGCTCGCCGGCGAGTACGACTCGCGCGACGCCGTCGTGAACATCCGCTCCGGCGCGGGCGGCGTCGACGCGGCGGACTGGGCGCAGATGCTGATGCGCATGTACATTCGCTGGGCCGAGCAGAAGGGCTACGGCGTCGAGGTCTACGACACCTCCTACGCCGAAGAAGCGGGCCTCAAGAGCGCGACCTTCGCGGTGAAGGCCCCGTACATGTACGGCACGCTGTCGGTCGAGCAGGGCACCCACCGGCTCGTGCGTATCAGCCCGTTCGACAACCAGAGCCGCCGTCAGACATCGTTCGCCGAGGTCGAGGTGCTGCCCGTGGTGGAGACCACCGACCACATCGACGTCGATGAGAACGACATCAAGGTCGACGTGTACCGCTCGTCGGGCCCCGGCGGGCAGTCGGTCAACACGACCGACTCCGCGGTCCGGCTGACCCACATCCCCACCGGCATCGTCGTGACCTGTCAGAACGAGAAGAGTCAGCTGCAGAACAAGGCGTCGGCCATGCGCGTGCTGCAGGCCAAGCTGCTCGACCGCAAGCGGCAGGAGGAGCGCGCCGAACTCGACGCACTGAAGGGTGACGGTGGTTCGAGCTGGGGCAACCAGATGCGCTCCTACGTGCTGCACCCGTATCAGATGGTGAAGGACCTGCGGACCGGCGTCGAGGACAACAATCCGACGTCGGTGCTCGACGGGGAGCTGGACAAGTTCATCGAGGCCGGGATCCGCTGGCGGATGGCGACCGCCGAAGCGTGA
- the hisN gene encoding histidinol-phosphatase: MSVPPGPTTFSDDLELALSLADSADALTMDRFGAVDLKVDDKPDLTPVSDADLACETLIRERLSARRPADTVLGEEFGGDAVLSGRQWVVDPIDGTKNFVRGVPVWATLIALLIDGVPTVGVVSAPALRRRWWAATGLGAHVRFDDEDVRRLSVSGVADLGSASLAFSSLSGWADRGIRGKFIDLTDRVWRVRGYGDFFNYCLVAEGAVDVTAEPEVSLWDLAPLDILVREAGGRFTALDGTPGPAGGSAIASNGLLHDEVLGALRVDPS, from the coding sequence ATGTCCGTCCCTCCCGGTCCGACGACGTTCAGCGATGACCTCGAGCTCGCGCTCTCCCTCGCCGACTCCGCCGACGCGCTCACCATGGACCGCTTCGGCGCCGTGGATCTGAAGGTGGACGACAAGCCGGATCTCACACCGGTGTCCGATGCCGACCTGGCGTGCGAAACCCTGATCCGCGAACGCCTTTCGGCCCGTCGCCCTGCCGACACCGTGCTCGGTGAGGAGTTCGGCGGCGACGCCGTGCTCTCCGGGCGGCAGTGGGTCGTCGATCCCATCGACGGGACCAAGAACTTCGTCCGCGGCGTCCCGGTATGGGCCACGCTGATCGCACTCCTCATCGACGGCGTACCCACGGTCGGGGTTGTCTCGGCACCGGCACTTCGCCGACGCTGGTGGGCGGCAACAGGTCTCGGTGCGCACGTGCGTTTCGACGACGAGGACGTCCGACGCCTGTCGGTGTCCGGGGTGGCCGATCTAGGGTCGGCGAGCCTCGCGTTCTCGAGCCTGTCCGGCTGGGCCGATCGCGGCATCCGCGGGAAGTTCATCGACCTCACCGACCGGGTGTGGCGCGTACGCGGCTACGGCGACTTCTTCAACTACTGTCTCGTCGCCGAAGGTGCGGTCGACGTGACCGCCGAACCCGAGGTCTCGCTGTGGGACCTGGCGCCGCTCGACATCCTGGTCCGCGAGGCAGGCGGACGCTTCACCGCCCTCGACGGCACGCCCGGACCCGCCGGCGGCAGTGCGATCGCCAGCAACGGACTGCTGCACGACGAGGTGCTGGGGGCGCTGCGCGTCGACCCTTCGTGA
- a CDS encoding MBL fold metallo-hydrolase, with translation MQITHFGHSCLLVEIDGTKVLFDPGNFSHGFDGIDDLDAILVTHQHPDHCDVAKLPDLVAANPGAILYADPQTTKQLNDDDVAGAWTAARSGDQIEIGSLTARFTGGRHAVIHPEIPVIDNVAYVLGTADQPGQFMHPGDSFYIPFEHVDVLALPSAAPWMKLSESVDYLRAMAPRVAVPIHQAVLSDAGSGIHYGRLADMKDNATEFTVLEKESATQV, from the coding sequence ATGCAGATCACCCACTTCGGCCATTCCTGTCTGCTCGTCGAGATCGACGGGACCAAGGTGCTGTTCGACCCGGGAAACTTCTCCCACGGGTTCGACGGCATCGACGATCTCGACGCGATTCTGGTCACCCACCAGCATCCCGACCACTGCGACGTCGCGAAGCTGCCCGACCTCGTCGCCGCGAACCCCGGCGCGATCCTCTACGCCGATCCCCAGACGACCAAGCAGCTCAACGACGACGACGTGGCCGGCGCGTGGACGGCCGCCCGCAGCGGGGACCAGATCGAGATCGGTTCGCTCACCGCGCGTTTCACCGGCGGCCGGCATGCCGTCATCCATCCCGAGATCCCGGTCATCGACAACGTCGCCTATGTCCTCGGGACCGCCGACCAGCCGGGGCAATTCATGCATCCGGGGGACTCGTTCTACATCCCGTTCGAGCATGTCGATGTCCTCGCGCTGCCGTCGGCCGCGCCGTGGATGAAACTCAGCGAATCGGTCGACTACCTGCGGGCGATGGCGCCCCGCGTCGCCGTCCCCATCCACCAGGCGGTCCTGTCCGATGCCGGCAGCGGTATCCACTACGGGCGACTCGCGGACATGAAGGACAACGCGACCGAGTTCACGGTGCTGGAGAAGGAGAGCGCCACACAAGTGTGA